The window CGTTATGAAACCCCGCTCGCGCAAGCGGCTCAGGATCGGGTAAAGCGTTCCGATGCTCGCGATGAGCCCCGGCCGTGCAAGCGCCTCAGACAGCTGCCACCCATACATCGGCTCACGCGCGAGCAGCCCGAGAATGCAGTACTCGGCGACACCCTTACGCAGTTGAGCGCCGGCTGAAGCTATCATGCGTGACAAGCTAGCATGCAATGCAAGATATCAAACAGTCCGGATTCCAAACGAGACCGCACAGGTCGCCCGCTGACCGACCG of the Microbacterium sulfonylureivorans genome contains:
- a CDS encoding PadR family transcriptional regulator; this encodes MIASAGAQLRKGVAEYCILGLLAREPMYGWQLSEALARPGLIASIGTLYPILSRLRERGFITAFEQESGAGPVRKYYRLTGQGELELQGFRQQWGPFVAAVTEIVEGVGDDEQ